Part of the Fusarium verticillioides 7600 chromosome 10, whole genome shotgun sequence genome is shown below.
AGTCTTCCAGCAGACAGACGACGGCGTGCAGTTCAGAACTGTCAGCTGGCAGCGAGCCACCGTCATctttctcaagatccagTTCGCCATGAGCATTCTGAGCGTGCCTGGTGCTTTTGTGACGCTTGGTGCCGTTGGAGGCGGTCTGTCGCTTGTTGGCTGGCATACTCTGAATACCTGTAAGTCATGAAATCAATTGCTAAGATAAAGAGGATAAGAAAGACTAATAGCATTTAGATACGGCATACATTCTGGGCGAGTTTCGAAACCGTCACCCCGAGTGTCATAGTACGTTTTCACTACCCATTTTAAGCTTATACCTTTAGGTCTAACAATGTGGATAGCACTCGCTGATATGTGCGGTCGTCTCTGGGGCCGTGTTGGCAAAGAACTTGTTGGTCTCCAGATTCTGGTTGCCCAAGTCCTCATATCCGCCGCCGGCATCGTTTCCATCTCAACTGCCTTCAACGCTATCTCCAACCACGGCGCATGCaccgtcatcttcaccttgatCGGTGCGATCTCAATCACCCTGTTCTCCTCAGTACGAACTTTCAGCCGCCTCGGCTGGCTTACATGGATCGGTTTCTTCACATTCTTCGTGGctgtcttcgtcttcgttgtTGCAGTTACCCAGCAAGATCGCCCTGCAATCGCCCCTAAGACTGGTGACTACGAGCTAGGTTGGACTGCCATTGCTCACCCTACGTTTGTAGCGGGCATCACTGCTTctgccaacatcttcatcagcaacagtGGTTCATCTATGTATCTGCCTGTGCTGTCAGAAATGAAGCGCCCCGAGCACTTCAAAAAGGCCGTGCTTGTTACAGGTGTCCTCGTGATGGCTATGTACCTGTCCTTCTCCCTCGTCATCTACAGATGGTGCGGCGTTTGGTTGGCTACCCCCGCCTTTGGAAGCGCAGGCCCcctcgtcaagaagatctcgtACGGAATCGCGCTTCCAGGTCTTATCATTGGTGTCGGCATTTACCAGCACGTGGCTGCCAAGTACATTTTCGTCCGAATTCTTCGTGActcacaccatcttcagGAGAACACGATGGTCCATTGGAGTACTTGGATTGGTAGCAATCTTACTCTCGGAGTCCTTGCTTTTATCGTTGCCGAGGCTGTCCCTATTCTCAACTATCTCCTGGGTCTTGCTGGAGCAGTCTGTTTCGCTCCCTTCAGCTTGATCTTCCCAGCTCTCCTTTGGATGCAGGATTTCAAGCATTGTAGAACAGGCAATGCGTCCAGCCAGGCGAAGTATTGGTCCCATGCCCTTATCGTACTCGTCGGATCCTTCATGGTCATTGCCGGAACGTAAGTCAACAACGAACACCCTATAATACGTGCGATAGCTAACCCCTTTGAAGTTACAGTGTGGCTGTCTCCATCCAGGATGCCTACCGATCCGGTCTGATTGCAAAGGTGTTCAACTGTGCTGATAACTCTGGAAccatctcttgagcttcagaCGAGCGTTTTGTGAGTCGAGCCATGGTGGCTGATTCGGGAAAGAAATGGAGGGAAGAGCTAGCCTAGTTGTGAGTAGAACAAGCATCCTCGAAGTGGCGTTCCAATACGAAATAGCGTGAGATAAGGGATGTCGGTATTTATGTGATCCTGATATTTAAAAAAATACCCGCTCTTTAAATCGGGGTAGGATATCCGCTTACCAAGTGCGTTATCCGATGCGCGGGCCGCGTGACTCTTCAATATCACAGTCGGATAGCGCACTGTCCCAACTGCTCAACGCGGGTAAATCGATTACTCAGAGATGTTCAGTTTGATTGATCAAAGAGATTCCTAGTGTAATGATCCTAGCATGCGCTTGATTGTTATCCGGTTAGATGACCTAATTTTGGGTACAGTGAAGTCGTGATTGTATGTGACTGCAAATCATCGGAAAGTATTGCCAAGCGAATGTCTATTGGTATCTTAAGCGAAGGTCTACGAATTCGAGAGCGTAACACGAGTGCATGCCCAAACCAGCCAACCCCCCACCATGTCATGATCTCATGAACATATAGTGATGCCACTGTCTCTTTAAGAGAGCCCCTTGGCAATGTTGGCGTACTGCGAGTTGGGGTAGCTCAAACAGTTGTTAGTGCTATCCAGAgttccaagcttcttggagcTGGTGCCGATCAACGAGTCAGcaccagtcttgtcagcaGACGCCTCCCAGAACATGCTACCACCAAGGCTAAGGTTTTTGATGTAAAGGACCTTGTTCTCGACCATACCAGGGGTGTCGAAAGAGATAAGCTCCTTCGTGTTGGAGTCATAGCTATAAGAGGCCTGAGCATCACGATCATAGACAAGGCTAGCTCCGGCCTTAGGCAGAGCCTTGTAGTCCCAGATACCGTTCTCCCAGCTTCCAGATCCGACGCCAGAATATGGCTGTCCGAGGCCAGCAGTGTTCTCAAATGCGCGACCGTAGATGGGCATACCAAGAACCATCTTGGCGGACGGGACGCCACCATTGACGTAAGCCTTGACGGCCTGGTCGGTGTTGAAAGGGGTAGCGTTTGggatcttggtgttggcgtaTTTGTTAGCTTGGTGGCCGGAGAAGGCGCTCCAAGAGCCGGCGTAGTCATAAGCCATGAGATTAACATGGTCGAGAACCGATCCGAggtccttcatcttgagcttaTTGTAGTTATCAGGACCTGCGGGGGCAGCGATCGAAAGCTGGAAGTGATATCCATTGGCATATTGCTTAGAGTATGAATCAAGCTCGCTGCGCACGGCCTGGAGCAGAAGAATCATGTTACTAGCGTCGGTAGCATTGGCGGGATATTCCCAGTCGATGTCGATACCATCGAAGCCCCAATCCTTCATGAGAGTAACGGAACTCTTGGCGAAGGTGGACCGGGTAGCAgctgaggcagaggcagcagGGAAGTTGGTTGACCAGGTCCAGCCGCCGATAGAAAgcatgactttgagcttTCGgttggccttcttgaggaggaagagctgcTTCACACATCCGTAGGCATTGTTTCCGGGCTCTTCCCAGGCTATGTTGAGTCAGTGTCATTCTCCAGTATCAACAGGCAGCTGCGCTTACAGTCGCCAGTGTAgtgcttctcaagatcggCATAGGAATCTCCAGTGTAGCTATATGTCGTTGGCATTGAGTCAAAGCGTCTCTTCAGTAGTTACACTTACACAGTTCCGTCAGCTCTCACGTTCATGAAAGCATAAAGCACGTGAGTCAGTTGCGATGCGGGAAGGTTCTGGGGCTGATAGTTACGCCCATAGATACCCCTGCATGTGATGAGTAAATTAACCAAGAGCACGtgagaaggaagacgaaCCAGTTAACAAAGTAAACAGCGTTGACGCTACCAGTTGCCTCCTCGGAGATGTCATCGTTGTTGGCTGGAACGACAAGGGCGGGAATGCCAGAAGTCATATCGTCGAGTGCGACCATTGTGAATGTTGAGTTGCGTTAGTAGAAATGTTTATAAACGTTATAAGATTGTGATTCAATGTTGTAATTGTTATTAATCCTTCCTTGGCCGAATGCCGGTCCTTGAGAGCATTATATATGTGTGAAAATATTATCAAAAACATGTAAAACGCAGTATCCGTAGATAACAGACAGCCCGTCATTCTCAAAAGTCATGAACTCGTCTCAGCAGGGTCTTGAAAGACATGTTGAGTTGCAGTATTGGAAGCGAGAACATGTGCAGAATACTCAAGTGACTTTTGCAAGGCTGTAATGACTTGAATCCAGTGAAAAGGCGATTATAGCCGTGGCTAATGGACTGCCTGCGGTCAGACACGTCCAGTTGCAACGTTGCAGATCTGTTTCAGCAACGACGATCATAGCAAATGCCAACAACGAATGGTGAGAACGACTCCCGGAAATAACGAAACCGACCATTTGGGAGCGACGTACTCGTGAGTTAAAGTCGGGTGATACTATCGGTTGCGATTCACCGTCGCATTGGTTTGAGAGTAGGCCTGGTAGACAGGTTTTTTCCGATAAGGTTGGCgacagcagaagaagcatcgAGATAAGGCAAGTGGTCGCACGTCACTTGATTTACATCTGGTAGTGACGATGTAACCCAAAACGGAATTTATTCTGTAATCTGGTGTCTTTTATCAGAGTTGCAAAGCTAAGGTAGTATTCGCAAGAGCGTGATGTGACCACCGGGCTAGTGAGCTGGCACGACCAGTGACATCTGAATCGAGCAGCAATAGCCCATGGAGACATTGGCTTTTTCCATCTTTATGATCCCGAGCAAGATTTGCAGCGGGCGAAATATCATCACAGACATGTAACGTAGTGCTTTGTAGACATTTAAATGCCAAGGGAAGTGCATCCTCCGGCATTTGCAAGAAGCTATCATCTTGGCAAACCCGCTCGGAGATTTCCAAGCGCCCAAAAAAGCTCTCATGATCATTTCATCACTCCGAAAATCCCAATACTACATCAATGCCTGATCTCAAGCTACCATGGCGTCTGCATTAGGAAGGTCGCTAACCAATGAAACATTGATGTTCACGCAAGACACTTGAGCAGGTGGCGCATGTCTCACTGCCGGGTTGGGGCTAACTGATAAAGGATATCCCTTCAGCGGTCAggtatcaacaccagcaaatCATGTTGCGACGATCGCCAGTCAGCAAAGGATTCGGGCCGGGCCATTACTCGATGTTGATGGAAAGTCCGGGGCACGAGGAAACATGATCATTCGTCTCCAAAAGAAGATAAGAATCCTGATTCCATGTTTCTGATCGTACCGAAACTCGATATTCTTGCATAGTGCCCAACATGCTATCATCCATCGTATTTATTCTGAATCCATCAACTGAATGTCATGCAAAAGATGGTATAGTGCTATTTGAGCTCATCCCAatgctgagaagatccaCATAATTCACCAGcacctcatcatcggcatGAAGATCCTGCTGCACCCAAATAGCCTGAATGGCATTCGTCACAGCCTTCATACTTCTTATCCGTGCATCTCGCTGGGTTCTGTCAATCAAGTTAAGAATCGCCACCCGCTGATCATCTCTCCTTGATTCACACGCCAAAATCAGCAGAGGAAAGAAGTGGATGCAGGTACATGATGCCACTGGCCCCTCAAACAGTGTATCTATCAGCGAGTCTAGAAGAGCGGGTGCTTTCCATGGACTCTGTGAAGCGCGCGCGATGTAGATCCGTGTTGCTACGCGATAGAGTTCCAGGGCGACTGCGCTTTCGGGATTTAGATCATTTGGGATCGGGCTGGCGATGAGATCGTCGACCTGCGCTTCGAGCCGTTGAAGTGAGTTGCGATACTCTGAGCTGTGACTTTTGGAATCTTTCGGATCGACTAAAATATCGCATGCCTCAAAAAGGAGGTTCATTATCGAAGACGTCGGATCTATAGAGGGGTGATTCTGAGGATTCATTTAGCTGCTAGACGACACATCATTCTCGTAGGAACCATACAGATTTGTATATTGATAATTGAGAGGTGGCTACGCGGCCAGAGCGCTGGATCGGTTGGCCGAATGTCTTCTGAGCCAGTGCTGTGTGCCGCCAGTGCTGTGTGCTGAAGCGTGAGAGTGTATGATGGTAGTTGACCCAGTCAATGAGAGCGTAGGCTTCACTCTCAGAAGAATGATCGCCGAGTTGAGTAGCTTGAATGACATCCACAGCGCCCCAAATATGCCCCAACCATTCACCTGAGCTCTCAGAAGGGCGTAAAGTCTTAAACATCAGCAGGGCTCCAATAGTCTCCAGGATCACGTACCTCGAATGACCCAAGCAGCATGGAAGCAGCCACGTGCTGAGAGGCATTCACCAAGGACAACTCACCTTCGGCGGATGTGGATAGTAAATGAAGTGCCTGGACTTTGAACTTAAGAGCCGTTTCGCTCaggccatggtgatgaagggaagaaTAGGCTAGCAAAGCATAAAGAAGGGCGGAGGATGAAGGACTGTTATTGGTCATGGCCATTCTCATAAGGTCATCGCGAATGCCAGCCGGTGTCGTGCTGAATGTGACTAGAGATAAGTGCGCTAGGTCATGAACTAATCTGCAAGTCAGAAGACGTGGACACCGCGAATGTGCTGCAGCTCTCACAATATTGGAGTAGTTCATTCTGATTGGTATGTATCGCGGGCTGTTTTAGTGGCCTTGGAGGCTGGATAGGTACCTGGACTTGGCCATAATGTGAGGACAGGTAGTTGTGTAGCTCGACATCGCGAAATGATGTATTGATCAAGAACAGGCGACTCGGGATCTCCCTCGCCTTTTGGGAGGATACAGGCGCTTGCGTTGCCGTAGTGCACACCATTGCCCGCTTCCTGTCATTGGTCCGGGGCCACGATAAACGAGCTTCATAGCCTTGACAGGTCAATTGAGACCGCTTGCATTTGTCACAATTCGGTCGGACTCCGTCGCATTGAATCTTGCGAGCTGATGCTAATGCTTAGTGATGACCAGTTCGCAACCCGCATTGCCGACACTTACCTGCGCAAGTCCAGCAGCTCTTTCGGGGTTTCATGTCAACAAAACAAGCCGAATCACCAAGTGGCTTCGTTTCCGGTAGCAAGTATCGTACGGTAGATGAATGCAGTGagatctcaatctctcgGTCAAAGTTGCTTTCAGATGATAAGCAGACCAGGAATTTGTCATCAGCACTAAGTTTAGAAGCACCAATGATCAATGGGGGTGACATTCCCCTGTCATCATGTCCCCCACAGGAAGCAACTTTTATCGAAGCTAAGATCGGATTCTTGCCTAGGCTAAGCTTCCAACACGACCGGACTTTTAACTGTTTGCGAAGACTCCGTCTCCAAACAGCTGCCGGATCATGTATTCGTCACCTCAGGGCATATTAGAAATCATCGTGGAATGGGAACATTGTTTGAAAATGGCCGGGACCCGCAGAGAATAATCTTGCTGTATATATACCAATGAAGAATCACTAGAGAGCAGCGACTTGACCATCCAGATTCATCCAGCGCTGCCTCCAATTATCACTGTCAATCTCATATTTTCTCTACAGCCAGTACCGTCATGTCTGTCTATCTCGTCACCCAGGCCACTGGCCAACAAAGCCAATGGCTCATCAAACACCTACTCAAAGCTGGCCACAAGATCCACGCTGTTGTCCGCAACATCGAAAAGATACCAGCCCTGCTAAGCAACCCGaacatcaatctcttccaaggAGAAAGCAAGAACTTTGACAGTATCTTCAAAGCTGCTCAGGGCTGTCAAGCCGCTTTTCTGAACACCGTTTCCTTCCCTGGCTTGGAGGTTCTTCAAGCCAAAACAATTGTCGAAGCTTGCGAGAAAGCCGGCGTCAAGAACCTCGTTGCTTCTACCGCCATTTGTACCGACCAAAAGGATAAGTGGGATAACGGAGATGTAAAAGCTATTCCAAATCTTCATGAGTACTATACTTCTAAGTATGAGGTCGAGAATATTGTTCGCGCTGGAAAGTTCGAATCATACACTATTCTCCGGCCCGCACTTATCCACTACGACTTCTTCATTCCAGGTGTCTATTATAACTTTCCCCGTCTCCCAACAGATGGTGAAATTGATGACCTTCTCACTGGGGGTGCCAAATTCCCTTACACTGATGCTCAGGACGTGGGAAAGTACGCTGCTGCGGCACTTCAGGATTCTACCAGCTTCCGAAGCCAAGAAATTGACCTTGGAAATGAactctttgactttgagcagATCCGCGATATCCTGGTCAAGGTCAGCGGTAGGGAAGTCAGAATTGTGAAGCGCACTCCTGAAGAGGTGGAGAAGTTGGGTATTGCTGTTCATGGCCACATGTTTCAGCATTTTGCCAACATGAATACTTTTGACTTTGTAGAGGGAGGAGCCAAAGGGGTGCAGGACAAGTTTGGTATTCCTTTTACTTCACTTGAAGACGCGTTGCGAAGGGACAAGGAAAGACTCCTGGAGTGTAttccagccaagaaggaggtttAACGAGGGGCTATGATGAGTTACATCTTAGTGTTGGCTAAATAGCTTTCAAGATAAGTCGGCCTTTCAAACCTGAAGTTTCCTAAATAGAAGCCCCCGTACTTGAAGAAAGGCATCGCATTGACCTGACGGATAGAGCCCCATTGAGAGCGTCTTGCGAAACACAATCTCAGAGATCCTGAGTCAAGAGCGAACTCAAGGGCTCGGAGCATTGGCAGACCTTTGCGTGCTCACTGCGCTCAGCATTCTCGC
Proteins encoded:
- a CDS encoding chitinase 1, producing MVALDDMTSGIPALVVPANNDDISEEATGSVNAVYFVNWGIYGRNYQPQNLPASQLTHVLYAFMNVRADGTVYTGDSYADLEKHYTGDSWEEPGNNAYGCVKQLFLLKKANRKLKVMLSIGGWTWSTNFPAASASAATRSTFAKSSVTLMKDWGFDGIDIDWEYPANATDASNMILLLQAVRSELDSYSKQYANGYHFQLSIAAPAGPDNYNKLKMKDLGSVLDHVNLMAYDYAGSWSAFSGHQANKYANTKIPNATPFNTDQAVKAYVNGGVPSAKMVLGMPIYGRAFENTAGLGQPYSGVGSGSWENGIWDYKALPKAGASLVYDRDAQASYSYDSNTKELISFDTPGMVENKVLYIKNLSLGGSMFWEASADKTGADSLIGTSSKKLGTLDSTNNCLSYPNSQYANIAKGLS